Within the Thermosynechococcus sichuanensis E542 genome, the region ACGCCAGCAGCCGTTGCGGATTTATTCGCTGCATGGTCAGGCCACTGGCACTACCAGCACAATGCCCAGCGCCTAGGCATGGTGGCCAATTGGAACGCTAGCTTGGCCAAAGCTTCTGGGGAGTTTATCCTGCTGTTGCACGATGATGATTACCTCCTGCCCCAAGGGAGCACGACGATTCTGGAAACCCTCAGCAAGTACGGTCGCCAGTTTGATGTTTTTCTTTTTGGCGTGCATTTGGTGAATCCGCATCAACGCTGTTTGCGACGGCAAATACCACGGCGGCAGGAATGGCTCTCCCCGACTCAAGCCCTGAGGCAATTGCTGCGTCATTCCTCATTTGTGCGGTTTCCGGCCTTAATCTGGCGGCGATCGCTCCTCAACGAGGTCGGCTACTTTGATCCCACCTACGGCGAAGCCACAGACCTCTATCAATGGCTGCGTTTCTTTGCCCAGAAGGGGGTTTACACGGTGCCCCACGCCACCGCGGCCTACACAATCCACGATCAAGCCCTGACAATGGGGATGTTTCAAGCCCAAACGTTGGCCACCCTAGGGCAGATTTTTGCAGCGGCTGCCGATTTGCATCTTCTCTCACTAGCAGAACTTCAGAAGTGCCAGTGTGACTTTTTTCACCAGTTTATCTTGGCGGGAACGTGGCGATTTTTGCGCCGACGACAGTGGCAACGGGCACAGGAAGTTTACCAGCTTTTTGATCGACCAGAGGTGAGAGCATTGGGGCGATCGCGCCGCTGGCAAGGTCTGCGTTGGCTCTTTGGGGCCTGGCTGTGGTTAATGCAACAGGTCAATTAACCGCCCACTGCACATAGGGCAGCCGCGCTGCAACTTCGTGAATTTTGTCCCGATTGGCCAAGAGTTGACCACAGGCATCCCATTGACCCGAAAGGAGCATTTGCCGCGTACTTTCCGCCATGGTTAGTGGAATAACCTGATCCCCAGCCGTCAGGGTCAGGGAGTGCAGGTCTAGGGTCAGTTCCGTACTGGGCTGATCTTCTAGGAGGGTTTGCAGAGCTTGTACCTGTTCTGGGGCTGCCGTTAGACAGGGAACCCCCATCGCCAAGCAGTTCCCCGCAAAAATCTCGGCAAAGCTTTCGCCAACAATTGCTTGAATCCCCCAACGGGCGATCGCTTGGGGGGCGTGTTCGCGACTAGAGCCACAGCCAAAATTGGCATTCACCACTAGAATGCGTGCCCCTTGGTACTGCGGCAGGTCAAAAGGGTGTCGCCCCGACTGGCGATCGTCGGCAAAAACGTGTTCGCCAAGGCCATCAAAGGTGACGCAGCGGAGAAACCGTGCGGGAATAATACGATCCGTATCAATATCGTTGCCCCGTAGAGGCAGGCCACGACCTGTTATGCGTTCAATCTTGCTCATAGGCCTATCTTACTGGATTGCGCAGCTTGTCAGTGCAGGCTGGGGGGAATTGCCCTGAAGCAAGTTGCTCAGCAATAGGGCCGGCGGTTGGGCATGGGGCCAAGCAAAGGCGTGGCGAAAGGCTGCTTCCTGACAGGCTTGCAGCTCCTTGAAGTTGAGGATGTCGTGGGTGAGCAAGTTTTCGTACTCAAAGGGCAACCGCACGTTGTGCAGACCCGCGTTATCCGTACAGATGGCCACATCCACCCCCGCTTCAAAACAGCGTTCAAAGATCAAGCGCAATTGCGCGTAGCTCTCGAGGGTACCCGTTTGAAAATAGGTGGTGGGGCACACTTCGAGGCATTGACCGGCTGCCGCCACTTCTTTAAGCAGCTCTGGATAGCGCAGGGGAATTTGAATGCCATGCCCAATGCGTTGCAGGTAGGGCAGCAATTCGGGATAGCAGCCATTGACGGTTTCATAGAGGTGGCCTGTAGTTTTCAGACCGCGATCGCGGGCATAGGCGTAGAGTTCAATAAATTCCGCCATGCGATCGCCATAGACACTATCGCCTCCCGCCAAATCAATGCCACAGACAAACTGGGGAAAGCTCGCCGCTAGATCCACAATGGCACGATTTACTGCATAGGGTAGCCGTGTGTGCATACAGAGAATTTGGCTAGTGACAATTGGGTACTCTGGCACTTGGCAGGCTAGACCCACGGTTTTGACAATGTCGGCCATCTGCTCAATGCGATCGCTCTGGGATCGCTGCGGATCGGTGCGCAGGTAGGGAGTATAGCGCAACTCTAGATAGGCCAAGTTTTCAAAAATATAGGCGCCACGAATCAAGCGAAAAATGAAATAGGGCAAGGTTTGCGGCGTTTGTACACTCTCCACGAGGGTGTGGAGTTCGAGGTATTCCTCAAGGGACTGGCGGGGGCGAGTATAAAAAGTTTCAAATTCTTCATAGTCGGGAAAGCGATCCGCAAGGGCGCGATCGTTGCGCTGAAAATACCGCCAAAGAATACGCGGTACAACTGAGCCACCCAAATGCCGATGTAGTTCTGCGTACAGTGCCATACGTGCTCCTTGAACTGGCCAAAACGCAACCAATACCTAAGCTGGCCAGAGGGGTCAGTGCCCACACCTCAGCCATCGAGAACAAAACAAAAACAGCGATGAACGAAGAAAAGAAGGGTTAAATTGTTCTAATGTTAACAAATTTTACAAAGTAGCGCAGGAACCAATGGGCACAAACGCTAGGATTATCTCGATCTCCAATTGGTCGGGTATCGCGAATGTGGCCTTTTCGACGGCGAGGACGGCTTCCCCATTCTGTCTCTAGCGGCAATGTGGTCACGATTGCTTTGGAACTGTACCGTCATCAGGGCAATCGCTATTTTCTTTTGAGCCTTTTTGCCCATGCGTGGTTTTTTCTGCTCACCATTGCCGCTTTACTGATTATGGCCGTGGCACTGATTGTTGGTGGCATTCTCGCTGGGGCCATTGATAATGTTTCCCCCTTCCTCTTGCTCACAGGCATGAGTGCCCTAGTGGCTTTGCCTTTGTATTTATTTGGTTGGACACGACTAATGGCCAGTGGGGCGCTGCTTTCTCGCCGTATTTACGCTGTCCTGACTGCCCTTGAAGAATCAGAATCGGCAGCCCGCCGCTTCATTTTTCCCAAAATGCTGCATTATCTGCTGGCCACCCTGATCGTCGGCTTCATTTTGCTTTTGGTTTACGTGGTCTTGGGGGCGATCGGTTACTTAATTTATTTAGTGGGCGCGCCTTTGGTGCAATTGCTGGAGCAGAATATCCAAATTCAACCCGCAAGAGGTCTGTTCTTTTTAACTTTTTTGCTCAGCATCCTGTTGCTAGTGCTTCTTGCGCTGTTGGTGATTAGCTACTTTATGGCGCGGCTGTCCCTCGTTGATGTGGTCTTAGCTCTTGAACCCGACTGTACGCCCCTCAAATCCGTTCGGCGCAGTTGGCAACTGACGCAGGGACAGGCATGGCACACCCTAACAGTATTCTTTGTTGCTTCCCTTGCAACGATTCCTGCCAATCTCCTTGGCAGTATTATCAATGGCGTGGTGATTATTCCCGTCGCAGGTTTCTTTGTGGCAGTTTTGCTCCTGCCCCTCTGGCAGGCGATCAAGGCAGTTCTCTACTGGGATCTACGGGTGCGCAATGAAGGAGCGGCATTTCAAGTCCGCCCAGAAGCGGTGAATCCCCTGCGTTGGTTGCGACGGGTCACATTACGCACACCGGAAAGTATTGAGTTGGACTTTGCCCTTGGGGGAATTGGCAGCCGCGTTTTAGCGTGGCTCATTGATCAGATCATTCTTTACACCGCGCTTGTGCTCTTTTCACTAGCGGCAGGGTACATCTATTTTTACGCCCTTTACCCGTGGCTGATTGAGGTGCTACCCGCCAGTGGCCAGAGTATTGAAGCTTGGAGTTTGGGGATTTACCTATTGGTGATGTTTGCTCTCTACAACGGCTACTACATCTTTTTTGAAACCTACTGGCAGGGGCAGACTCCTGGCAAGCGCTATGCAGAAATTCGGGTTGTTCAGGATAATGGCCGCCCCATTGGTTTGCGGGAAGCTACATTGCGCAGTCTGCTGCAACCCATTGATTTTGCTTTTTTTGGTATAGG harbors:
- a CDS encoding glycosyltransferase, coding for MSVCIPAYNRPQGLVAAVRSVVAALPPEYHDQVDIIITDDSPTPAAVADLFAAWSGHWHYQHNAQRLGMVANWNASLAKASGEFILLLHDDDYLLPQGSTTILETLSKYGRQFDVFLFGVHLVNPHQRCLRRQIPRRQEWLSPTQALRQLLRHSSFVRFPALIWRRSLLNEVGYFDPTYGEATDLYQWLRFFAQKGVYTVPHATAAYTIHDQALTMGMFQAQTLATLGQIFAAAADLHLLSLAELQKCQCDFFHQFILAGTWRFLRRRQWQRAQEVYQLFDRPEVRALGRSRRWQGLRWLFGAWLWLMQQVN
- a CDS encoding RDD family protein → MWPFRRRGRLPHSVSSGNVVTIALELYRHQGNRYFLLSLFAHAWFFLLTIAALLIMAVALIVGGILAGAIDNVSPFLLLTGMSALVALPLYLFGWTRLMASGALLSRRIYAVLTALEESESAARRFIFPKMLHYLLATLIVGFILLLVYVVLGAIGYLIYLVGAPLVQLLEQNIQIQPARGLFFLTFLLSILLLVLLALLVISYFMARLSLVDVVLALEPDCTPLKSVRRSWQLTQGQAWHTLTVFFVASLATIPANLLGSIINGVVIIPVAGFFVAVLLLPLWQAIKAVLYWDLRVRNEGAAFQVRPEAVNPLRWLRRVTLRTPESIELDFALGGIGSRVLAWLIDQIILYTALVLFSLAAGYIYFYALYPWLIEVLPASGQSIEAWSLGIYLLVMFALYNGYYIFFETYWQGQTPGKRYAEIRVVQDNGRPIGLREATLRSLLQPIDFAFFGIGAFLVALSRSEKRLGDMVAGTLVIQDEQATRLAPKATTLQQPQAAWVQELRSLAHWEQMTPEHYLLVRNYLNSRDRLSPVGRYQAAQELRQQLEPLLLPTYPANWPALSAEDFLEGLYIAYRQQYQSSP
- the leuD gene encoding 3-isopropylmalate dehydratase small subunit, which codes for MSKIERITGRGLPLRGNDIDTDRIIPARFLRCVTFDGLGEHVFADDRQSGRHPFDLPQYQGARILVVNANFGCGSSREHAPQAIARWGIQAIVGESFAEIFAGNCLAMGVPCLTAAPEQVQALQTLLEDQPSTELTLDLHSLTLTAGDQVIPLTMAESTRQMLLSGQWDACGQLLANRDKIHEVAARLPYVQWAVN
- a CDS encoding adenosine deaminase; the encoded protein is MALYAELHRHLGGSVVPRILWRYFQRNDRALADRFPDYEEFETFYTRPRQSLEEYLELHTLVESVQTPQTLPYFIFRLIRGAYIFENLAYLELRYTPYLRTDPQRSQSDRIEQMADIVKTVGLACQVPEYPIVTSQILCMHTRLPYAVNRAIVDLAASFPQFVCGIDLAGGDSVYGDRMAEFIELYAYARDRGLKTTGHLYETVNGCYPELLPYLQRIGHGIQIPLRYPELLKEVAAAGQCLEVCPTTYFQTGTLESYAQLRLIFERCFEAGVDVAICTDNAGLHNVRLPFEYENLLTHDILNFKELQACQEAAFRHAFAWPHAQPPALLLSNLLQGNSPQPALTSCAIQ